The sequence CCTTCGAGGCCGCCGAGGAGGTCGGCGTCGTCTCCGAAGCCGAGCGCGGCGACGCCCTTCGGCGCGCTGGCGACCGCCTCGCGGCGTCTCCCGACCCCCAACAAATCGCCGACTCGCTGTACGCCGACTTGGACGAGCGGCAACTCCTCGCTAACTTCGACGCGCGTTGGGACCCCGACCAACTGCTTGCGCAGTACAACCTCTCGCTGGCCCAGACCGCGCTGTTCGACGCGACCGAGTTGCGAGTCCGCACGTCGGACCCGAAGGCGCTCGTCTCGGCGGTCAAGCGCCTGCGACTGATGTACGAGATTCGGAAGGGGGAGGGCGAGCGGGACCGCGACCGGGAGACGCCACTCTCGGACCGCGAGGTCGTCGTCACCGGTCCGGACGCCCTCTTCCGCTCGACGCGGCGCTACGGGACGAGGTTCGCGCGACTCCTCCGGACCGTCGCCAAGGCCGACTCGTGGACCCTCTCGGCGACCATCGACGACAAGGGCACCGAGCGCACGCTCTCGCTGTCGGACGCCGACCCGGTTCGCGTGCCGGGCGTCGAACCGGTCGCGGACGTGAGCTTCGACAGCGGCGTCGAGGCCGACTTCGCCGCGCGATTCGAGTCGCTGGACTCGGACTGGGACCTCACCAGAGAGCCGGAACCGCTCGAAACCGGCGCGCGGGTGATGATTCCGGACTTCGCGTTCGATTATCGACACGCCGACTTCCGGGTCTTCTTCGAGATTATGGGGTTCTGGACGCCCGAGTACGTCGAGAAGAAGCTGAGTCAGCTCGAAACAGTCGAGGAGGTCGAGCTACTGGTCGCGGTGGACGAGAGTCTTGGCGTCGGCGAGGAGATAGCCGCCCGCGACCACCGCGCGATACCCTACTCCGGGACGATTCGGCTCAAGGACGTGCGCGACGCGCTCCGGCGCTACGAAGACCAGTTGGTCGCCGAGAGCGTTGCCGACCTGCCCGACGAACTCGCCCCGGCGGCCGACGCGATTTCGCTCGAAGCCCTCGCCGACGAGCGCGGCGTCAGCGAGGAGGCAGTCGAGGAGAAGACGTTCCCGGACCACGAGCGCGTCGGGCGGACGCTCGTCCGGCCCGCACTCCTCGATTCGCTCGGCGCCGACATCGAGGCCGGGATGGCGTTCTCGGAGGCCGAGGAGTTGCTGGCCGAGCAGGGAATCGAGGACGCGAGCGCGCTCCTCTCCGAACTTGGCTTCGCCGTCGAGTGGGAGGGACTGAGCGGCGGGACGCTCAGAGAAAAGGAAAGCGCATAGCGGACCAGTCGAATCGAGTGGCGGCGGCCGCGGAACCCGATTCAGAGGTCGCGCTGACGACCCTTCGGCACCAGACTCTTGAGTTCGCCGTGGACGAACAGGCCGACGCCGAGGGGTTCGCGCTCGCCAGCGAGGTCGTGGGTGGCGACCAGATACCCCCAGTCGCCGTCCCAGTCTAGCTCTTGGTCCTCGCCGCGGACGAACCGCCGGGCCTCCTCGCGGGTGAGTTCGACCACGTTCTTGGTCGCCTCGCGGCCGAATCGCTGGACCGCGTTGGTCGTCGGCTTCCAGTGTTCTTGCCGGGTGCGGAGGAACTTCATCCCGAGGGCTTCGATGCGAATCGGCGACGAGACCTCGCCGTGGAGAATCCAAATCTTGCCCTTGCCCTTCTCCCAGAAACTGTACTCCTCGAAGGTCTCGGGCCGGATGGCGAACCGCTGGTCCCACCAGTCCAGCACCTCCTCGCGGGTCGCACGCCCCTCGACCTCGCGGTCGTCGGCCGTCGCGGGCAGGCGGTCGAACTGCTGGCCGTCGTTGGTCGGCGCGTCGCCGGTCGGTCCGCCGTTGGATTGCTCGGTCATCCCGTCACCTCCAGTTTCGCGCAGAAGAACCCGCCGGTGTCGTTGTGGTGGGGGTAGAACCGCTTCGCCTTCCGGACGCTCTCGTCGTAGCTCTCGTCCTCGAACTCGGTGACGCCGGGCCGCGAGTCCAGCGGGAAGTCGAACTCCACGAGTCGGCAGTCCTCCGCGTCGAGCGCGTAGTCGAGGACCGCCTCGTTCTCCTCGGGCGCGAACGTGCAGGTCGAGTAGACGACGGTGCCGCCCTCCTTGGTCGCCTGAATCGCGCGAGTGAGGATGCCCTTCTGGACTCCGGCGACGCTCCGGACGTGGTTTAGCGACCAGTCGTCCAGCGTGGTCGGGTTCTTCCGGATGGTTCCCTCACACGAGCAGGGCACGTCCACGAGCGCCTTGTCGAACGAATCGAAGTCGAACGGTTTGAGCGAGAAGTTCCGCGAGTCGGTGTTCGTGACTGCGGTGTTGGTCACGCCCAGACGCTCGGTGTTGAACCGCAACGCCGAGAGTCGCCCGAGGTTGTTGTCGTTGGCGACGACCAGTCCCTCGTCGTCCATCAACGCGGCGAGTTGGGTCGTCTTACTCCCCGGCGCGGCGCAGGCATCCCAGACGCGCTCGCCGGGTTCCGGCGCGAGAACTTCCGCGGGAATCGCCGAGACCTCCTCTTGGCCGTGAATCCAGCCGTGGTACGACGCCCACGTGCTTCCGGGGTTGTCGGTGTCCAACTCCAGCACGGCGTCGGACCACTCGCGGCCGGTCCAGCCGACGCCCTCGTCGTCCAACGCCGCCCTCGCTCGCTCCGGCGTGGCCTTGATGGTGTTGACCCTGACCACCGAGGGGAGCGGGCGCTGGCACGCGTCGAGGAAAGCGTCGAACTCCTCGACCAACGGTTCGTAACGCTCCAGTTTCTCCATTGCCAGCCGATTGGCGCGAACGGCGTTTGTGGGTTTCGGAAAGAACTGTGGGACTCGCGCGGCCGTAGCCGTTACCCGTCTTTCCCTCGTCATCCGTCGTATGGCAAACGCGAACGCGCCCGACGATGTGGACTGGGACGACGCCGCGCGCATGGAACTCGAACCCGACGCAATACACGAGAGCGACAGCGGGTACTACTTCGACTGCCCGGAGTGTGGCTCCCCGGCGACCGTCGAGAACATCATCGAGGAGGGCCGGTGCAACGGCTATCTGAACGAGCAGGTCGAGGGCATCGACTTCGACGTGGAGAACATCTCCTGTTCGGCCCGCCTCCAACTCGAACTGGCCTACACCTCGGACCCCGAGTCCGAGGCGTAGCACGGACTGCTCGATTTCCGAGAGATAGCCCGCTAGACACGACGACGCGGGAGATTAGCAACTATTTTGAATGCGAATCGTCTCGGGTTGGCCATGAACTCTCCGGGTGACCGACGCGGGATGGCGCGACAGGTGGCTCGCGGGGTCGGACTCCTCGCCGTCGTCGTAGGAATGCTGACCGTCGGGACGCTCGGTCCCGAGGCGTTCACGCTCGAAGCCGTCGCCGCCGCGGCGGAAAAGCTCGTGGACGCGAGTCGGTCGGCGTCGCCAGCGCCCTTCGTCGCGGCCGGACTGTTCGTCGTCGGGGTCCTCGTCGCGGTCCGCGTCGAGTACGGTCCCTTCGGAACCATCGAGGCCGCACAGCGACGGTCAGCAACCTGTCGTATCTGCGAGCATCGCATCGGTGGGTCACGGACCAAATGCCCGTACTGTAACACAGCAGACCCCGTCGAGTCCGACGCCACCGAATCGCAATAAGCAACGGCGATTTCCGCGATACAGTAACGCGAATCGAACAGTGGCGGAAGCTACACTTGCCCGGACCTTTATGCGGTCACTGCCACATTGCCTTCACATGGCATCCGTCACTGTCGTCGCCGAGGACGTGTCGCTCGACGAACCGACGCTGGTCGAGGGGCTACCGGGCGTCGGACTGGTCGGCAAGATAGCGACCGACCACCTCGTGGAGACGTTCGACATGACCTACTACGCCAGCATCGACTGCGACGGTCTCCCCCAAATCTCGGTCTACGAGGAGTCCGGCCGCGACCTCCGGCCGCCGGTCCGGCTCTACGCCGACGAGGAGCGGGACCTCGTGGCCCTCCAGAGCGACGTGCCGGTGTCGGCCTCGGCCTCCTCGGACTTCGCCTCGTGCATCAGCGACTGGCTCGAAGACCACGACGCGACGGCCATCTACATGAGTGGACTCCCGAACCAGAAGGAGGCCGACGAGATTCCGTCGCTCTACGGCGTCGCGAGCGGCGACGCGGGCGACCGACTGGACGAGCAGGACATCGACCTGCCGACCGAGCGCGGCGCGGTCAGCGGTCCCACGGGCGCGCTCCTCCACGAGGCGGGGGCGCGCGACCTCGACGCGCTCGGTCTCATCGTGGAGAGCGACCCCCAGTTCCCCGACCCGGAGGCCGCCCGCATCCTCGTCGAACACGGTATCGCACCGCTGACGGGCATCGACGTGGGCACCGACGACCTCGTGGACCGCGCCGAGGAGATAAGCGAGCAGAAAGAGCAACTCGCCCAGCGCATGCAGGAGGCCGAGACCGACGAGAGTTCCCAAGCCCAGCCGCTCAGGATGTTCCAATGAAACTTTTACTGCGCTCGTAGATTCGCCTCCGGCGAATCTCCTCGCTGGTAAAACTTTCATGAAAAACACGGCGTCACCCTCTCAGTCTCCCCTCGCTTCGCTCGGTGAGGCTTCGAGGGATTCCTTGGTCCGCTCGCTTCGCTCGCGGTCGGACTGCTGGTGTCAAACCGCACCGCAGGGTACGGTCTCCTTCCAGTCGCTCGCTGTAACGTGCGAAAAGCGGACTCGCTACTCCGGATTGGCCTGTTCTCGTAGCTCCTCGACGTGAGCCTCGATTCGGCTGAGGGCGGCGTCGGCGTCCATGTAGCCCTTGTCGTACTCGTCGTACACCGTGTCTGCTTCGCTCAGGAACTCGGAAACTGCGTCTTCGAGGTCGCTCATACCACGTCGAACGCGGGGCATCGAGAAAGGTGTGATGAAATCGTGCGAGTTCGACGGTCGATGTACCCACCGACACCCGCACGAGCGAAGCGAGCGGCGGAACGACTGCCGTGTTTTTGGTCGAGCTTTTGCAAGGGAGGGAATTCGCCGCAGGCGAATTGCCGACCGCTGGAAAAGGTCGTCTTTAGTATTTCGGGTCCGCGCCGGTCGTCTCGTAGATGTCCTCCATCAGCGAGTCGCGCTTCTGTTGCCACGTTTCCAGACCCTGCGGGCGACTCGGGTACTTCTCGTAGTGGTCGATGAGGTCGTCGGCGAGGTTCTTCGTCTCGTAGAGGTCGTAGACGAGGTCCCAGTGGCCGAACGACTTGATGGCCATCTGAATCTTGAGCCACCAGCCGATGTTGGCCGACCCCGAGTAGAGGGCTTCCGCGAGTTTCGTGGCGGGGAGCGCGCCCAGCAGGCCCATCAGGTCGTCTACGTCCACCGCGGTCGAGAAGATGTTGTACACGTCGAGTCCGGCGTAGCGCGCGCCGAAGTGGTCCATCACGTGTTGGTTGTACTCCCAGAGGTTCGCCTCGCTCACGTCGCCCTCCTCGATGGCGTCCATCGCGGCCTCGGCGGCGTACTTGCCCGCGTAGGCCGCGCCAGCGATGCCGCCGCCCGTGGTCGGGTTGACGTGGCCCGCCGCGTCGCCGACCGCCATGAAGCCCGGCGCAGTCGCCGAGTCGTAGGGGCGGCGCGTCGGGAGCGCCGCGCCGAGTTTGTCCTCCACCGTCGCGTTCTGGAACTCCGGCCGGTTCTGGAGGTCCTTGCGCAGGTCGTCCACGAGGTGCATCGGCTCCTCGGTCATCTGGAAGCCCAGTCCCGCGTTGATTTCGGTGTCGGTCCGCGGGAAGTACCAGAGGTAGCCCGCCGCGCGCTCGGTCGGCTTGAACACCAAGGCGTCGTCCCACGGCACCGGCTCCTCGACCTCCACGATTTCGCGGTACGCCGAACAGAACTGCGAGTAGGTGACGTTCGTGTCGAACGTCGGGTCTTCGAGGTCGGCCTTGTCCTGCAGAATCGACAGCGACCCCGCGGCGTCGATGACGATGTCGGCGTCGTACCGCTGGATGTCGCCCTTCTTCTTGCCGCGGACGCCGGTGACACGACCGTCCTCGCGCTGAGTTACGTCCTTGACCACGGTGTCGTAGTGGAACTCGACGCCCGCGCGCTCTGCTCCCTCGATGATGCGGCGGCCGTACTCCCAGCGGTCGATGACCGCCAACTCGCCGGGCACCGGGATTTCGAGGACCGTGTTCTCTTGGGGAATCTCGAACCGGCCGTGGTCTACGTCCGTATTCGTAAAGGATGGCTCCAACTGGGACTTCGGGATGGCCTCGGGGAAGGCGTCTGCACCCTTCAGGGCGTCGCCGCAGGCGATGTGACCAGCTTCCTCCTCGTCCTTGCGCTCGACGATGACGACATCGTAGCCTTCGCGTGCCGCGGTCGCGGCGGCGTAGCAACCCGCCGTCCCCGCTCCGACGACGACGATGTCGCACTCGTGGGTAGTCATGCCTTCGGCTACGTGACGGAGGGGGCAAAACTCTTTATGAGCGAATCGACGTTCTGTCGCTTCGACGCCGACACTCCCGGTAATCTACGGGGCGCGACCCGGCGATAAAGAGTAAAGTAACGGAGTTTCGTACCACGAAGTATGACCGAGTACACCGTCGAGTTCGTCGGCACGGGCGAGAGTATCGAAGTCTCGGACAAAGAGACCATCCTCAGCAAGTGCATCGAGGAGGGTATCGCCCAAGAGTACTCCTGTCGCGTGGGGATGTGTCTGGCCTGCTCGGCGGAAATTCTGGAGGGCGACGTGACCCAGCCCGCGGCCCGCGGCCTCACCGACGAGGAGGCCGAGGACTACGCGCTGACGTGCATGGCGCGCCCCGACAGCGACCTGAAGTTGGACCGCGGGAAGTACCCGCCGAGCATCGAGGCCGACGCGGAGGCGCTGGAGAGCGAACCTGCCGCGGCCGACGACGACTGATTATCGGTCCGTACGAGTCAAAGAAGTAGGAGACGGGCTATTTTCCGATAATCGTAGAGAGAAGGTCACGGAAGCTCTGGGAGTCGGTCATCTCGGA is a genomic window of Halorussus salinus containing:
- a CDS encoding RsmB/NOP family class I SAM-dependent RNA methyltransferase → MEKLERYEPLVEEFDAFLDACQRPLPSVVRVNTIKATPERARAALDDEGVGWTGREWSDAVLELDTDNPGSTWASYHGWIHGQEEVSAIPAEVLAPEPGERVWDACAAPGSKTTQLAALMDDEGLVVANDNNLGRLSALRFNTERLGVTNTAVTNTDSRNFSLKPFDFDSFDKALVDVPCSCEGTIRKNPTTLDDWSLNHVRSVAGVQKGILTRAIQATKEGGTVVYSTCTFAPEENEAVLDYALDAEDCRLVEFDFPLDSRPGVTEFEDESYDESVRKAKRFYPHHNDTGGFFCAKLEVTG
- a CDS encoding proteasome assembly chaperone family protein, which codes for MASVTVVAEDVSLDEPTLVEGLPGVGLVGKIATDHLVETFDMTYYASIDCDGLPQISVYEESGRDLRPPVRLYADEERDLVALQSDVPVSASASSDFASCISDWLEDHDATAIYMSGLPNQKEADEIPSLYGVASGDAGDRLDEQDIDLPTERGAVSGPTGALLHEAGARDLDALGLIVESDPQFPDPEAARILVEHGIAPLTGIDVGTDDLVDRAEEISEQKEQLAQRMQEAETDESSQAQPLRMFQ
- a CDS encoding DUF7122 family protein, whose amino-acid sequence is MTEQSNGGPTGDAPTNDGQQFDRLPATADDREVEGRATREEVLDWWDQRFAIRPETFEEYSFWEKGKGKIWILHGEVSSPIRIEALGMKFLRTRQEHWKPTTNAVQRFGREATKNVVELTREEARRFVRGEDQELDWDGDWGYLVATHDLAGEREPLGVGLFVHGELKSLVPKGRQRDL
- a CDS encoding DUF790 family protein, producing MLTKDLLRVSRAGGGYHPQFAGREHRPLAARVLGTFQGHVGEERSALDSALADLEGEADHFKLVRGFAKLLDREAVFETRAAVPPERARRAAFEAAEEVGVVSEAERGDALRRAGDRLAASPDPQQIADSLYADLDERQLLANFDARWDPDQLLAQYNLSLAQTALFDATELRVRTSDPKALVSAVKRLRLMYEIRKGEGERDRDRETPLSDREVVVTGPDALFRSTRRYGTRFARLLRTVAKADSWTLSATIDDKGTERTLSLSDADPVRVPGVEPVADVSFDSGVEADFAARFESLDSDWDLTREPEPLETGARVMIPDFAFDYRHADFRVFFEIMGFWTPEYVEKKLSQLETVEEVELLVAVDESLGVGEEIAARDHRAIPYSGTIRLKDVRDALRRYEDQLVAESVADLPDELAPAADAISLEALADERGVSEEAVEEKTFPDHERVGRTLVRPALLDSLGADIEAGMAFSEAEELLAEQGIEDASALLSELGFAVEWEGLSGGTLREKESA
- a CDS encoding 2Fe-2S iron-sulfur cluster-binding protein gives rise to the protein MTEYTVEFVGTGESIEVSDKETILSKCIEEGIAQEYSCRVGMCLACSAEILEGDVTQPAARGLTDEEAEDYALTCMARPDSDLKLDRGKYPPSIEADAEALESEPAAADDD
- a CDS encoding geranylgeranyl reductase family protein, which encodes MTTHECDIVVVGAGTAGCYAAATAAREGYDVVIVERKDEEEAGHIACGDALKGADAFPEAIPKSQLEPSFTNTDVDHGRFEIPQENTVLEIPVPGELAVIDRWEYGRRIIEGAERAGVEFHYDTVVKDVTQREDGRVTGVRGKKKGDIQRYDADIVIDAAGSLSILQDKADLEDPTFDTNVTYSQFCSAYREIVEVEEPVPWDDALVFKPTERAAGYLWYFPRTDTEINAGLGFQMTEEPMHLVDDLRKDLQNRPEFQNATVEDKLGAALPTRRPYDSATAPGFMAVGDAAGHVNPTTGGGIAGAAYAGKYAAEAAMDAIEEGDVSEANLWEYNQHVMDHFGARYAGLDVYNIFSTAVDVDDLMGLLGALPATKLAEALYSGSANIGWWLKIQMAIKSFGHWDLVYDLYETKNLADDLIDHYEKYPSRPQGLETWQQKRDSLMEDIYETTGADPKY